In a single window of the Bacillus rossius redtenbacheri isolate Brsri chromosome 8, Brsri_v3, whole genome shotgun sequence genome:
- the LOC134534773 gene encoding modifier of mdg4-like isoform X1, whose translation MMEARSEQLTLQWDDFHSNLSTSFHSLLQGEELVDVTLAADGRFIQAHKLVLSVCSPYFKSLFKANPCQHPIVILKDVGHKELVDVLQFMYRGEVSVGQEDLAEFLKTAELLQVKGLAGDDADVPEESKEQETAIKYAPSEPPPISQRSKIKTPLGSPANVVAETPIKTVIAPNQEFAQQPPKKRRCHEQPQYSPQGQSPPLPQATVLQTAMITPSSGCEVSDSSRKVEAVELLISKEESVEVDSDIEKKNASFENGSDLSEFSEGQRTQSLQVCQEMGLPVGPCVSSRDISIPQEGEQCVIEFVEKGKVLALGDFLYRVVNRKSKDKRWVCYEREKFKCRARIKTSGSSLIVTSLKHNHPNNAQKIQERRWKTWLSSFYVFTNN comes from the exons ATGATGGAAGCGAGAAGCGAGCAGTTAACCCTGCAGTGGGACGACTTCCACAGCAACCTGTCGACGAGCTTCCACTCGCTGCTGCAAGGGGAGGAGCTGGTGGACGTGACGCTCGCGGCCGACGGTCGCTTCATCCAGGCCCACAAGCTGGTGCTGTCGGTGTGCAGCCCGTACTTCAAGAGCCTGTTCAAGGCGAACCCGTGCCAGCACCCCATCGTCATCCTCAAGGACGTGGGCCACAAGGAGCTGGTGGATGTGCTGCAGTTCATGTACCGCGGCGAGGTGAGCGTCGGCCAGGAAGACCTCGCCGAGTTCCTCAAGACCGCAGAGCTGCTGCAGGTCAAGGGACTGGCGGGGGACGACGCGGACGTGCCCGAG GAGTCCAAGGAACAAGAAACTGCAATAAAATATGCTCCATCTGAACCTCCGCCAATCTCACAGAGAAGCAAGATCAAAACACCACTTGGATCTCCTGCAAAT GTTGTGGCTGAAACACCGATCAAGACTGTAATCGCTCCCAACCAAGAATTTGCACAGCAGCCACCCAAGAAGCGAAGGTGTCATGAACAACCCCAGTACAGTCCCCAGGGACAGTCACCTCCCCTCCCCCAAGCGACCGTGCTGCAGACGGCCATGATCACCCCCAGCTCTGGTTGTGAAGTCAGTGACTCGAGTAGAAAAGTGGAGGCTGTCGAACTGCTGATCTCCAAGGAAGAGTCCGTGGAAGTAGACTCTGACATTGAGAAAAAGAATGCCTCTTTTGAAAATGGCTCTGACTTATCAGAATTCAGTGAAGGACAGAGAACTCAGTCACTTCAAGTCTGTCAAG aaaTGGGGCTTCCAGTCGGGCCGTGCGTTTCCTCACGGGATATCAGCATTCCGCAAGAAGGCGAGCAAT gtGTCATAGAATTTGTGGAGAAAGGCAAAGTTCTGGCGCTGGGTGACTTCCTGTACCGCGTGGTGAACCGCAAGAGCAAAGATAAGCGCTGGGTCTGTTATGAGCGTGAAAAGTTTAAGTGCCGGGCTCGTATCAAGACCAGTGGTAGTAGCTTGATTGTCACTAGTTTGAAGCATAATCATCCTAACAATGCTCAAAAGATTCAAGAAAGAAGGTGGAAAACATGGCTTTCCtcattttatgtatttacaaacaactga
- the LOC134534773 gene encoding modifier of mdg4-like isoform X2, which translates to MMEARSEQLTLQWDDFHSNLSTSFHSLLQGEELVDVTLAADGRFIQAHKLVLSVCSPYFKSLFKANPCQHPIVILKDVGHKELVDVLQFMYRGEVSVGQEDLAEFLKTAELLQVKGLAGDDADVPEESKEQETAIKYAPSEPPPISQRSKIKTPLGSPANVVAETPIKTVIAPNQEFAQQPPKKRRCHEQPQYSPQGQSPPLPQATVLQTAMITPSSGCEVSDSSRKVEAVELLISKEESVEVDSDIEKKNASFENGSDLSEFSEGQRTQSLQVCQEMGLPVGPCVSSRDISIPQEGVIEFVEKGKVLALGDFLYRVVNRKSKDKRWVCYEREKFKCRARIKTSGSSLIVTSLKHNHPNNAQKIQERRWKTWLSSFYVFTNN; encoded by the exons ATGATGGAAGCGAGAAGCGAGCAGTTAACCCTGCAGTGGGACGACTTCCACAGCAACCTGTCGACGAGCTTCCACTCGCTGCTGCAAGGGGAGGAGCTGGTGGACGTGACGCTCGCGGCCGACGGTCGCTTCATCCAGGCCCACAAGCTGGTGCTGTCGGTGTGCAGCCCGTACTTCAAGAGCCTGTTCAAGGCGAACCCGTGCCAGCACCCCATCGTCATCCTCAAGGACGTGGGCCACAAGGAGCTGGTGGATGTGCTGCAGTTCATGTACCGCGGCGAGGTGAGCGTCGGCCAGGAAGACCTCGCCGAGTTCCTCAAGACCGCAGAGCTGCTGCAGGTCAAGGGACTGGCGGGGGACGACGCGGACGTGCCCGAG GAGTCCAAGGAACAAGAAACTGCAATAAAATATGCTCCATCTGAACCTCCGCCAATCTCACAGAGAAGCAAGATCAAAACACCACTTGGATCTCCTGCAAAT GTTGTGGCTGAAACACCGATCAAGACTGTAATCGCTCCCAACCAAGAATTTGCACAGCAGCCACCCAAGAAGCGAAGGTGTCATGAACAACCCCAGTACAGTCCCCAGGGACAGTCACCTCCCCTCCCCCAAGCGACCGTGCTGCAGACGGCCATGATCACCCCCAGCTCTGGTTGTGAAGTCAGTGACTCGAGTAGAAAAGTGGAGGCTGTCGAACTGCTGATCTCCAAGGAAGAGTCCGTGGAAGTAGACTCTGACATTGAGAAAAAGAATGCCTCTTTTGAAAATGGCTCTGACTTATCAGAATTCAGTGAAGGACAGAGAACTCAGTCACTTCAAGTCTGTCAAG aaaTGGGGCTTCCAGTCGGGCCGTGCGTTTCCTCACGGGATATCAGCATTCCGCAAGAAG gtGTCATAGAATTTGTGGAGAAAGGCAAAGTTCTGGCGCTGGGTGACTTCCTGTACCGCGTGGTGAACCGCAAGAGCAAAGATAAGCGCTGGGTCTGTTATGAGCGTGAAAAGTTTAAGTGCCGGGCTCGTATCAAGACCAGTGGTAGTAGCTTGATTGTCACTAGTTTGAAGCATAATCATCCTAACAATGCTCAAAAGATTCAAGAAAGAAGGTGGAAAACATGGCTTTCCtcattttatgtatttacaaacaactga